The Rana temporaria chromosome 4, aRanTem1.1, whole genome shotgun sequence genome contains a region encoding:
- the LOC120935631 gene encoding ornithine decarboxylase 1-like encodes MNSFDFSFLEEGFTARDILEQKINEVSLSDDKEAFYVADLGDIVKKHIRWLKALPRVTPFYAVKCNDGKAIVKTIANLGAGFDCASKAEIQLIQNIGVQPERIIYANPCKQISEIKYAASCGVEKMTFDSEGELMKVAKNHPNAK; translated from the exons ATGAATAGCTTTGACTTTAGCTTCCTTGAGGAAGGATTCACTGCCCGGGACATCCTGGAACAGAAAATCAATGAAGTTTCCTTGTCT GATGACAAGGAGGCTTTTTATGTAGCTGATCTTGGTGACATTGTAAAGAAACATATCCGGTGGCTTAAAGCACTTCCACGTGTAACTCCATTTTATGCTGTTAAATGTAACGACGGCAAAGCCATTGTGAAGACAATAGCCAATTTGGGGGCAGGATTTGATTGTGCCAGCAAG GCTGAAATTCAACTTATCCAGAACATTGGTGTCCAACCAGAGAGAATCATTTATGCCAACCCATGTAAACAAATTTCAGAGATAAAATACGCAGCAAGCTGTGGTGTTGAGAAGATGACATTTGATAGCGAAGGGGAACTAATGAAAGTGGCCAAGAATCACCCCAATGCCAAGTAA